CCCCGACCAGCAGCAGCCCGAGGGTGTTGTACGCGAACTGCCCCCAGCCGGACGGCTGTACCAGCAGGGCGCCGAACAGCCGCCACCACTGCCCGCCGTGCACGATGTCCGGGGAGCGCTGCAGCGCGCCGAGCACCGCGGGTTGGGCCAGCTGCGCCGCGAACACCAGCGTGCCGAGCAGGGCGACGCCCAGCGTGAGCGGATACGCCCGCACCAAGCGCGCCGGCGCCCGGCGTGACGGATCGACGGGGGTGACGGTCACGGCGCCCATGGTGCCGCATCCGCGCATCCCCCGGCTGCCGCGGAGCCCGGCCGGTATCCTGATCAGGTCAGCTGATCTCACTCCCGTACCCACAGGAGGTGGGGTGGATGAAGGTCCTGATGGTGCTGACCTCACACGATCAGCTCGGGGACACCGGCCGCAAGACGGGTTTCTGGCTCGAGGAGCTGGCCGCGCCGTACTACCGCTTCCGCGACGCCGGCTGGGAGATCACGCTGGCCTCCCCGCGCGGCGGGCGCCCGCCGCTGGACCCCAAGAGCAGCGAACCGGACTCCCAGACCGACCTCACCCGGCGGTTCGAGGCCGACCCCGCCGCCGAGGCTCAGCTCGACGCCACACGGCGGCTGGACTCGGTGTCCGCCGACGACTTCGACACGGTCTTCTACCCGGGCGGGCACGGCCCGATGTGGGACCTGGCCGAGGACACCACCTCGATCCGCCTCATCGAGCAGGTCGTCCGCTCGGGCAAGGCCATCGCCCTGGTCTGCCACGCCCCGGGCGCGCTGCGCCACACCAGGACGCCCGACGGCGCCCCGCTGGTCGCGGGCCGGCAGGTCACCGGTTTCACCGACAGCGAGGAGGAGGCGGTCGGGTTGACCGAGGTCGTGCCGTTCCTCGTGGAGGACGAGCTGGTCGCCAAGGGGGCCGAGTTCTCCAAGGCCAGTGATTGGGAGCCCTATGTGGTGGCCGACGGGCTGCTCATCACGGGCCAGAATCCCGCCTCCTCGGGCCCGGCGGCCGACCGGCTGATCTCGATGGTGCGCAGTCTGCGCGGATAGCGCGGCTCCTATCCTGTCCGGATGGAGCTGACGTTCAGCGGCGAGCTGTGGTTCTGGCGCGGCCCCGCACCGTGGCATTTCGTCACCGTCCCGGAGGACGAATGCCGCGCGCTGGCGGCCACCGCCCCCTCGGTGACGTACGGCTGGGGCATGATTCCGGTGTCGGCGCGGATCGGCGCCGCCGAGTGGACGACTTCGCTGTGGCCCAAGGACGGCCGCTACCTCGTGCCGGTCAAGGCGTGGGTACGCAAGGCCGAAGGGCTCGACGTCGGCGACCTGGTGGCCGTCCGGCTCACCGTCGGCGCCTGAGTCCACCTCCGGAGGGAGCAGAAGATGACCACTGCCGCTGCCGAGCACCGAACCGTCGCGGGCGGCTTCACCGACCGGGTCCTCGGGGTCGCCCCGGACGGCTGGGACGCCCCGGCCCCGGTCGCGGGCTGGGTGGCCCGGGACGTGGTGCGGCACCTGGTCGAGTGGTTTCCCGGGTTCCTGAAGGCCGGGTCCGGCATCGACCTGCCGCACGGCCCGTCGGCCGACGAGGACCCGGTCGCGGCGTGGACCGTGCACAGCGACGCCGTGCAGGCACTCCTGGACGACCCGGCCACGGCGAGCCGTACGCTGACCAACCGGCACCTGGGCGAGTTGCCGCTCGACCTCGCGATCGACCGGTTCTACACCAGCGACGTCTTCATGCACACCTGGGACCTGGCCCGCGCCACCGGACAGGACGAGAAGCTGGACCCGGTCAGGTGCGCGGCGCTCCTCGAAGGCATGCTGCCCATGGACGAGGTGCTGCGCGCCAGCGGCCAGTACGGGCCGCGCGTCGAGGTCGCCGACGACGCCGACGTGCAGACCCGGCTGCTCGCCTTCATCGGCCGCACACCCTGACGCGGTAAGGCGGGGTCAGCTGCCGGGCCGCGTGCGCTCGGCCAGCCGCTCGAACCGCTGCCGCGCCGCCTGCGGCGTGCCCAGCCCGAGTCCGAACGCGATCGCCTGCCAGGTGAGCCCGCGGCTGCGGGACAGGTCCAGCAGCCCCGCCTCCAGCGCGTCGAGTTCGGCCCGCACGCGCGGGATCAGGGTGAGGGCCGCGGTGAGGTCCACGTCGTCCACGGGCTCCTCATCATGCTCCGGCTCGGCGGAGCCCGCGGCCAGTGACATCACCAGCGACACGGCCTCATAGGGGTCGAGGATCGCCGCGTGCCGCCAGCGGGTCCGCCTGCCCTCGGTGGCGCCGTGCCGCTCGGTGATCCGGCTGAGGGCGGCGAAGTCCCGGTGCGCCCGGGCGCGGCCGGCGTCAGGCTGGGTGAACTGGTCGGTCGAAGCGCTCTCGGTCATGCCGTACAGCCAAGCATTTGAACGATGTGTTGTCAACGAATTGTTGTGAACACATCGTTTAAAGGCGGGCCGTCTTCGGCCGCGTGTCGTTGTGCATGCCGTGGCACGACAGCGGCGTGAGGCGGCCCGATGGGCCCGGTGGTGCGTGACGGCGGGCACGGTCCTGATGGTGTTCAGCGGGGCGATGCTGGTCATGGTGGACCGGGCGATCGCCCGCTACGAGAACGCGGTGCACCAGGAGGACCTGTTCGGCGACCAGAGCGCGGCCGCGGCAGGCCCGTCGGCCCCGGCCCGGCCCGCCGACATCCGCGGGCCGCTGAACATTTTGCTGGCCGGCGTCGACCCGCGCGACGACGATCCGAACTGGATCCCGCGCGCGGACTCCGTGCTGGTCATGCACATCCCCGCCGGGCTCGACCGCGGCTACCTGTTCTCCCTCCCCCGCGACCTGCTGGTGGCGATCCCGCCGTTTCCCAAGGCCGGCTACGGCGGCAACACCTCCGACAAGCTCGCCCACGCCATGTTCTTCGGCGCGCAGACGCCCGGGGTCCGCCGCGCGAACTACGCCCAGGGCTTCGAGCTGCTGAGCGCGGCGGTCAGCCGGTACACCGGGATCAAGCGGTTCGACGCCGGCGCGATCATCGACTTCAGCGGGTTCGAGGACGTCGTCGACGCGCTCGGCGGCATCGACATGGTCGTCGACCAGCGGGTCGCCTCCGTCCACCGCGAGCCGGACGGCGACCCCCGCGACCGCGGCAAGAGCAGCACGGGCTACGTCGGCCCGCAGATGGTGTACGAGCCGGGCAAGCGCCACTTCAAGGGCTGGCAGGCGCTGGACTACGCCCGCCAGCGCTACATCCCCGGCGGCGACTACGCCCGCCAGCGCCACCAGCAGCAGCTGGTCCGCGCGATCGTCGCCAAGGCGTTCAGCGGCGACCTGCTCACCGATCCGCTGCGCCTGGACAAGGTGCTGCGCACCGTCGGCGGCTCGCTGACCTTCAGCGGGCGCGGGCACAGCATCGTCGACTGGGCGTTCGCGCTGCAGGACCTGCGCCCGTCCGGGATGACCATGGTCCGCCTGTCGGGCGGCGGGGTGGGCCGCTGGGTCGAGGACAAGTCCGACGACGACGACAAGGACGAGCCCGAGGACGACGGCGGCGACGACGGCAAGACCGACCCGGACGGCGACAAGAAGGACGACAAGAAGGACGACGAGAAGAAGGACGAGAAGCCGAAGCTGAAGTACGAGTACCTGGGCGAGCAGCTCGACGCGCTGTCCCGGCAGTTCCTCGCCTCGGTCGCGGCCGGCTCGGTGGAGAACTTCCTGGCCTTCCACCCCGCCATGATCAGCAAGTGACCGGCGCCGCGGGCGGACCGGCCGGCCCGCCCGCGGCGCCCGCGCTCACGCGAGCGAGTCGTAGCTGTACCAGGCGGCCGGGTCGAGCGTCTGCGCCGGGGTCAGCGGCTCGCCGAGCAGCGTCACCATGGTGTCGTTGAGGCCCTGCCCGCTGGGCACCTGGTCGTCCCCGGCGCCGGGCGAGTAGCTGCGGCCCCGCTTGGTCAGCCACGCCTCCCACAGCCGGTCCACGTTGCAGTGGTTGAGGTAGAACAGCGGGTCGTTGGGCGAGCTGCCCGGACCCATGTCGCCGCCCACCCACACGTGCACCCGGTTGTGCATCTGCGGGCCGCCCGCCTGGCCGGGACGGCGCGGGTCCAGCCAGCCCTCGACCCGGTTGCGGAAGCCGTCGGAGCTGACGTCCCACGGCGCGCTGTCGTAGCCGAGACCGTCCTCCAGCACCCACTTGGCGTCGTCGACGGTGGGCAGGCCCGGCACGTCGGGGTCGGTGCCGGCCTGGCGCTGCAACGGCCGCGGCTCGACCGACCACAGCTGGGTGCCGTAGCCGACCAGCCGCACCCGCATCGCGGCGAGCGGCCCGCTGACCACGTCGCCGCGGGCGTCGCCGAGCGCCGCCGCGCCCCACAGGGAGCTGGCGTGCTGCTGGTCGGTGGGCAGGCCGCCGTCGGCGGTCCAGTCCCAGTACGGCAGGCCCGCCTCCGGGTCGCCGGTGACCCGCTGGATCTGCTGCTCCAGGCGCAGCAGGTACATCCGGTGCCAGGGCAGGAAGATCGGGCCGCCGTGGGCCAGGTTGCGCATCGGCCGGGACGGGGAGCTGGGCATCTGCATGGCCAGGAAGTGCCACAGCACGAACAGGTCCCAGGTGGTCAGCTGCTGGTCCACGCCGTAGAGGCGGAACCCGGGGACCGACGGGGCCAGCAGCTGGTTGAGCTGCGAGGTGGTGTAGCCGGACTGCTCCGCGTTGAGCGCGACCACACCCTCGACGAAGCGAGTGCGGGCGGTCTCGGAGGTCTGGATGTTGGCGCGTACGGCGGTCATCAGTGCCCTTCCCCGTGCTGGTGGTCGTGCGCGTGCCCGTGGTCGTGCGACGCGGGGGCCGGGGTGGGCGCCGGGGCGGGGCTCTGCGGCTGCGGCGCGTCCGGCTGGGGCGCCGGGTGCTGGTGCTCGCCGTGCTGGTGGCCGGCGTCGTGCTGGTGCTCGCCGTGCTCCTGCCCGGGGGTGGGCACGCAGCAGGTGGTGCCGTCGCCGCAGTGGTCGCCGTGCTCGCCGACCGCGCACCCGAGCTGGTCGACCGCGGGCGGCTCGGTGCCGAAGTAGTCCAGGACGCGCTTGCACATGTCGATCGCCGACGGCAGCGCGTACTGCGGCAGGCCGTGGTAGTGCACCGCCCCGTTGTCGAGGACCTCCAGGCCGCCCTCCAGCGGCTTGCCGTCAATCGTGATCTTGTACGTGGTCTCGATGCGGATCTCGTGACCCTTGTGCACCGTGCTGCGCACCGACGTCGACACCCCGTCCGTGCCGTGGGCGTGGCCGTGCCCGGCCGTCGCCGGATCCGGCAGGCCGTAGCCACCGGCGCGCAGCGCGGCCGTGAAGTCGGCCGGCGCTCCGTCGTCCTTGGTAAAACTCACTTTTCCTCCACCGTCTGCACACGACACCCCGCGGCCGGTGAGGCGGCGGGGCGTAGGCAATGTGCCACCGCCACCGCGGCGCGACAACGCGGCGGCGGCATTCCGACAGGCGGAGTGGACAATCGGCGGGCGGCGACGCCGTTCGGCCGCCGGGCTCGCCCGGGGCGGCTACGGCGTGTTTCATAAAGTGTTTGGCGGTGTCGTCGCCAGGCGTTTCCGGTCGGGCTGTGTTCGGGCTTTCCTGGTCGTCGTTGTTTTGTCGGTGGGGTGTGGCAGGGTGTGCTGCCGTGGCCCGTTTCACCACGTTCCGGTTCTGTCTGGACCCGACTGTCGAGCAGGAGTTCGTGCTGCGTCGGCATGCGGGTGCGGCCCGGTTCGGGTACAACCAGTGCCTTCGGCTGGTCAAGCAGGCCCTGGACGGTAAACGCCGCGGCTCGGCCGGTAAGGTGCCGTGGTCGGGTTTCGACCTGATCAACGCGTTCAACACGTGGAAGCGCTCGGCCGCGGCGGGCCGGGTGCTGGTGGCCGCCGCTGACGGGACCACTACAGTGCAGGCCACCGGCCTGGCGTGGCGGGCAGAGGTGTGCCAGCAGGTGTTCGAGGAGGCCGCGGTCGATCTGGGCCGCGGGCTGGCCGCGTACACGGCGTCGCGCACCGGCGGCCGCAAAGGCGGCCGGGTCGGGTTCCCCAGGTTCAAATCGAAGACGCGGTCACCATTGTCGTTTCGGATCCGCGGCAAGACCTCTGCCACGGGCCGGGCGGGTATCCGGGTCGGTGAGCGGGCACCACGGACGGTGACCTTGCCCGGTATCGGCACGGTGGCGGTGCGCCAGGACACCCGACGGTTGCGGCGGATGCTGGCCAAGGGCAGGACCAAGGTCGTGTCGGCGACCGTCAGCCACCGGGCCGGCCGGTGGGCGGTGTCACTGACCTGCCAAGCCGCCGACCTGCATGAGGCTGCCCGCCACCAGCCCTCTGACGCCCGCGGTGGCTGGGTGGGCGTCGACCGCGGGCTGACCGCGTTCGTCGTGGCCGCCTGCGCCGACGGCACCGAAACCGTACGAGTCGGCCACTGGCCGCGCCCTTCCCGGGCGGGCATGGCCCGGCAGCGCCGCCTGGCCCGTGACGTCACCCGCAAACCGCCCGGCTCGATCAACCGCCGGCAAGCGGCGGCCCGGCTGGGCCGCCACCACGCCCGCGTCGCGGCGATCCGGGACCGTTTCCTGCACCAGGTCTCCAACAAGCTGGTCAAGACCCACGACAAGCTCGCCATCGAGACCCTCACCATCACCGGCATGCTCGCCAACCGGCGCCTGGCCGCAGCCGTCGCCGACGCCGCCTGGGGCGAACTGGCCCGCCAACTGACATATAAGCAGCAGTGGCGCGGCGGGCAGGTCACCCCGGTCGACCGCTGGTACCCGTCGACCAAGACCTGCGCCCCATGCCGGACCGTGGCCCCGGCCATGCCCCTGCACCAGCGCACGTTCACCTGCGCCTCGTGCGGACATCAGGCCGACCGGGACCTCAACGCCGCGGTCAACCTCGCCATCTGGGCCGAGCAGCACCACGCCCAGGTCCGGGACCTCCACGCAGGGGGCCCGGTCACCAACGCCCGCCGAGGGGAAGGCTCTGGCCCGCGCACCCGCGCGAGCGAAACCGGCCCCGACGACGCGGGAACCGCACCCACCCCACCCAGGGGCAGGCGCGGACGCCCGAGAAGGGCGCTGTCTCATCACTCCAATGAGTTATGAAACAGGCCGTAGTCGCCCTGTCGCTGTGCGACGGCCGGCCGCCAGAACCGGATCCCGGTCGCGCCGGTGCTGGCGACGTACCCGATCATGCCCGTGGCGACCAGGGCCAGGCCCACCGGCGGGATGCCGCCGATGCCCCAGGCGTCCAGGGTGAACGCCCCGGCCAGCGCACCGCAGGCGACCCCGGCGTTGTACGCGCTGGCGTTGATGCCCGAGGCCTCCTGGGTGTGGTCGGGCGCCACCCGCAGCGTCGCGGCCTGCATGAAGATCGGCAGCAGGCCCATGCCGAGCCCGAACAGAACCATCGCGGCGACCGCCGCCCAGACGGCGTCGCCCTGCACGGTGAGCAGCAGCAGGCCCGTCATCAGCAGGCCGCCGCCCAGCACGATGCCGGCCCGCAGCCGCCGGTCGGCGATCCAGCCCGCGACCGGCAGCATCAGCGTGCCCGCGAGGCCGTTCACGAGCAGCACGGGCGCGATCTGGGTCTCGCCGAGGCCCGCGTGCTTCAGCAGCGGCGCGGTATAGGTGAACATCATGTACGCGCCCAGCATGGTCACCGCGGTCATCGCCACGATCGGCGGGAACTGGGGCAGGCGCAGCACCTCGCGCATCGGGGTGCGCCCGGCCGCGCTGCTGCCGGGCACCTCGGGCAGCCGCCACCAGGCGAGCAGCGTCAGCGCCAAGGCGATACCGGTGAGCATGGCGAACGTGGCCCGCCAGCCGAACGCGGTGCCGATGCCGGTGCCCGCAGGCACCCCGGCCAGCACCGCCGCGCTGCCCCCGGCCGACAGCACGGTGACCGCCCGCCCGATCCGGTCGGTGGTGACCAGGCGGGCCGCGTAACCGCCGACGACCGCCCAGAACAGCCCGTGCGTGATCCCGCCGACCAGCCGCGCGGCGAACGCGACGCCGTACCCCGGCGCCACGATCATGACGGCGTTGCTGGCGGTGTAGGCGCCCAGCGACGCCACCAGCAGCGCCTTGCGCGGCAGCCGGGCGGTGAGCGTGCCCAGCGGCGCGGCGAAAAGCGCCACCATCACGGCGTACCCGGTGACCAGCAGGCCCAGCCGCGACGGGGAGACGTGCAGGTCGCGGCTCATGCCGAGCAGCAGGCCGGTCGGCACGAGCTCGGTGGTCACCGAGACGAACACGGCGGCGCCGAGCAGCAGCAGGGTGGGCCAGGGGAAGCGGGTCATGGGACGAATTCTGTTAGGCCGCTGAACAAATCCGCAAACCCGTATCCATCAGCTGGTCAGGCCGTGATCGCGGGCATAGACGGCGGCCTGTGTGCGATCGCGCAGCCCGAGCCGTTCGAGCAGCCGCGACAGGTGGTTCTTCACCGTGCCCTCGCTCAGGTGCAGCCGCCGCCCGATCTCCCGGTTGGTCATACCCTGCGCGACCAGCCGCAGGATGTCGGTCTCCCGGGCGCTCAGCGGCACCCCCGGCCGCCGCTGCGGCACCGCCGCGGTCAGCCGGGCCGCCACGGCCGGGTCCAGCGGCAGCACCCCCGCGTGCGCGAGCCGCACCGCCGCCGCCAGCTCCCGCGACGGCAGATCCTTCAGCAGGTATCCGGCCGCGCCCGCCTGCATCGCGCGCACCACGTAGTCCTGGTCGTCGAACGTCGTCAGCATCACCACCCGGCACGCCGGCAGCTCGGCCCGCAGCACCGCCACCGCCTCGACCCCGTCCATGACCGGCATCCGCACGTCCATCAGCACCACGTCCGGGCCGGTGCGCAGCGCCACCTCGACGGCTTCGCGCCCGTCCCCGGCGGTGCCGACGACCTCGACGCCGTCTTGCAGGCCCAGCAGCGACGCGATGCCCTCCCGGATCAGCCGCTGGTCGTCGACGACCACCACCCGTGTCGTCACCGCGGCACCACCACCTCCAGGCGGGTGCCCCGCGCGCCCGCGCTGCGCACCACGACCTGTCCCCCGGCGGCCCGCACCCGTTCCCGCATGCCGCGCAGCCCGAAGCCCTCCCGCCCGCCGTCGAACCCGGGCCCGTCGTCGGTGACGGTGAGCAGCGCACGGTCCTCGCCCAGCTCGGCGTGCACCTCGACGGCACCGGCCCCGGCATGCCGGCGGGCGTTGGTGATGCCCTCCTGCGCGGCGTGGAACAGCGCCCGCAGCGCGGGTTCGCCGTAGCGGCTCTCGTCCCCGGACAGCCGCAGCACCACCGCGCCCGTGCACAGCTCGCGCAGCGCGCTGCCGAGGTGGAAGTGCCAGGTGCGCACCGACCGGCGTACGTCGTCCAGCG
The Catellatospora sp. IY07-71 DNA segment above includes these coding regions:
- a CDS encoding type 1 glutamine amidotransferase domain-containing protein yields the protein MKVLMVLTSHDQLGDTGRKTGFWLEELAAPYYRFRDAGWEITLASPRGGRPPLDPKSSEPDSQTDLTRRFEADPAAEAQLDATRRLDSVSADDFDTVFYPGGHGPMWDLAEDTTSIRLIEQVVRSGKAIALVCHAPGALRHTRTPDGAPLVAGRQVTGFTDSEEEAVGLTEVVPFLVEDELVAKGAEFSKASDWEPYVVADGLLITGQNPASSGPAADRLISMVRSLRG
- a CDS encoding DUF1905 domain-containing protein: MELTFSGELWFWRGPAPWHFVTVPEDECRALAATAPSVTYGWGMIPVSARIGAAEWTTSLWPKDGRYLVPVKAWVRKAEGLDVGDLVAVRLTVGA
- a CDS encoding TIGR03086 family metal-binding protein, with translation MTTAAAEHRTVAGGFTDRVLGVAPDGWDAPAPVAGWVARDVVRHLVEWFPGFLKAGSGIDLPHGPSADEDPVAAWTVHSDAVQALLDDPATASRTLTNRHLGELPLDLAIDRFYTSDVFMHTWDLARATGQDEKLDPVRCAALLEGMLPMDEVLRASGQYGPRVEVADDADVQTRLLAFIGRTP
- a CDS encoding DNA-binding protein, which produces MTESASTDQFTQPDAGRARAHRDFAALSRITERHGATEGRRTRWRHAAILDPYEAVSLVMSLAAGSAEPEHDEEPVDDVDLTAALTLIPRVRAELDALEAGLLDLSRSRGLTWQAIAFGLGLGTPQAARQRFERLAERTRPGS
- a CDS encoding LCP family protein, encoding MTAGTVLMVFSGAMLVMVDRAIARYENAVHQEDLFGDQSAAAAGPSAPARPADIRGPLNILLAGVDPRDDDPNWIPRADSVLVMHIPAGLDRGYLFSLPRDLLVAIPPFPKAGYGGNTSDKLAHAMFFGAQTPGVRRANYAQGFELLSAAVSRYTGIKRFDAGAIIDFSGFEDVVDALGGIDMVVDQRVASVHREPDGDPRDRGKSSTGYVGPQMVYEPGKRHFKGWQALDYARQRYIPGGDYARQRHQQQLVRAIVAKAFSGDLLTDPLRLDKVLRTVGGSLTFSGRGHSIVDWAFALQDLRPSGMTMVRLSGGGVGRWVEDKSDDDDKDEPEDDGGDDGKTDPDGDKKDDKKDDEKKDEKPKLKYEYLGEQLDALSRQFLASVAAGSVENFLAFHPAMISK
- a CDS encoding tyrosinase family protein; translated protein: MTAVRANIQTSETARTRFVEGVVALNAEQSGYTTSQLNQLLAPSVPGFRLYGVDQQLTTWDLFVLWHFLAMQMPSSPSRPMRNLAHGGPIFLPWHRMYLLRLEQQIQRVTGDPEAGLPYWDWTADGGLPTDQQHASSLWGAAALGDARGDVVSGPLAAMRVRLVGYGTQLWSVEPRPLQRQAGTDPDVPGLPTVDDAKWVLEDGLGYDSAPWDVSSDGFRNRVEGWLDPRRPGQAGGPQMHNRVHVWVGGDMGPGSSPNDPLFYLNHCNVDRLWEAWLTKRGRSYSPGAGDDQVPSGQGLNDTMVTLLGEPLTPAQTLDPAAWYSYDSLA
- a CDS encoding transposase — translated: MARFTTFRFCLDPTVEQEFVLRRHAGAARFGYNQCLRLVKQALDGKRRGSAGKVPWSGFDLINAFNTWKRSAAAGRVLVAAADGTTTVQATGLAWRAEVCQQVFEEAAVDLGRGLAAYTASRTGGRKGGRVGFPRFKSKTRSPLSFRIRGKTSATGRAGIRVGERAPRTVTLPGIGTVAVRQDTRRLRRMLAKGRTKVVSATVSHRAGRWAVSLTCQAADLHEAARHQPSDARGGWVGVDRGLTAFVVAACADGTETVRVGHWPRPSRAGMARQRRLARDVTRKPPGSINRRQAAARLGRHHARVAAIRDRFLHQVSNKLVKTHDKLAIETLTITGMLANRRLAAAVADAAWGELARQLTYKQQWRGGQVTPVDRWYPSTKTCAPCRTVAPAMPLHQRTFTCASCGHQADRDLNAAVNLAIWAEQHHAQVRDLHAGGPVTNARRGEGSGPRTRASETGPDDAGTAPTPPRGRRGRPRRALSHHSNEL
- a CDS encoding MFS transporter, with translation MTRFPWPTLLLLGAAVFVSVTTELVPTGLLLGMSRDLHVSPSRLGLLVTGYAVMVALFAAPLGTLTARLPRKALLVASLGAYTASNAVMIVAPGYGVAFAARLVGGITHGLFWAVVGGYAARLVTTDRIGRAVTVLSAGGSAAVLAGVPAGTGIGTAFGWRATFAMLTGIALALTLLAWWRLPEVPGSSAAGRTPMREVLRLPQFPPIVAMTAVTMLGAYMMFTYTAPLLKHAGLGETQIAPVLLVNGLAGTLMLPVAGWIADRRLRAGIVLGGGLLMTGLLLLTVQGDAVWAAVAAMVLFGLGMGLLPIFMQAATLRVAPDHTQEASGINASAYNAGVACGALAGAFTLDAWGIGGIPPVGLALVATGMIGYVASTGATGIRFWRPAVAQRQGDYGLFHNSLE
- a CDS encoding response regulator transcription factor; its protein translation is MTTRVVVVDDQRLIREGIASLLGLQDGVEVVGTAGDGREAVEVALRTGPDVVLMDVRMPVMDGVEAVAVLRAELPACRVVMLTTFDDQDYVVRAMQAGAAGYLLKDLPSRELAAAVRLAHAGVLPLDPAVAARLTAAVPQRRPGVPLSARETDILRLVAQGMTNREIGRRLHLSEGTVKNHLSRLLERLGLRDRTQAAVYARDHGLTS